From the genome of Verrucomicrobiia bacterium, one region includes:
- a CDS encoding response regulator transcription factor: protein MAIKVSIVEDDPKAREILVDWINRAEGFQCVSHHGSGEDAVAHLPQARPEVILMDINLPGMNGPECVRQLKPQLSEAQFVMLTVYEDSDHIFQALQAGAAGYLLKQTPRAGLIAALRDVHQGGSPMTANIARQVVRAFHRPVSPQPALPELSARETEVLQLLARGFLYKEIADNLNVAVPTVNTYIRRIYEKLQVRSRTEAVARFAHLPIRDAGA from the coding sequence ATGGCCATCAAGGTTTCCATTGTGGAGGACGATCCGAAAGCGCGCGAAATTCTCGTGGACTGGATCAACCGCGCCGAAGGCTTCCAGTGCGTGAGTCATCACGGCTCCGGCGAGGACGCGGTGGCTCACCTGCCGCAGGCCAGACCGGAAGTCATCTTGATGGATATCAATCTGCCGGGCATGAACGGACCGGAATGTGTGCGCCAGCTCAAACCACAGTTGTCCGAGGCGCAATTCGTCATGCTCACGGTGTATGAGGATTCGGATCACATCTTCCAGGCGCTGCAAGCTGGCGCGGCGGGGTATCTGCTGAAGCAGACGCCGCGCGCGGGCTTGATCGCCGCGCTGCGCGACGTGCATCAAGGCGGCTCGCCCATGACCGCCAACATCGCGCGCCAGGTGGTGCGCGCCTTTCATCGCCCCGTGTCGCCACAGCCGGCGTTGCCGGAACTTTCCGCGCGGGAAACCGAGGTGCTGCAATTGCTCGCTCGCGGTTTTTTATACAAGGAAATCGCGGACAACCTGAACGTCGCGGTGCCCACGGTGAACACTTACATCCGCCGCATTTACGAAAAACTGCAGGTACGCTCCCGCACCGAAGCCGTGGCGCGATTTGCCCATCTACCCATCCGCGATGCCGGAGCATAA
- the ptsP gene encoding phosphoenolpyruvate--protein phosphotransferase: MSREVQFECALPNGIHARPASALEEVTRNFSAETSLINERTGYTANAKSVLAIVGADIRQGDRCRLVIGGRDADEAWVALRHFLQHKFPHCDVSLPGPVTMSDEIGELPRLLRQAGGRIHPGKPVVNGIGHGRLRRGQGLHLSKNIPLRNGVDVEAEVRRLDAALAALGAEYEIQLRRQEASLGRDLLKAHRAMARDPEFWAYLHESIRKDSCSIAGAVLATEAHFSKQLIHTGQALLRERVLDLHDVCFQLLQQVYGSAAVSEQLNLTEATILVAEALTPNQLLSLDRRHLRGLILGMAGETSHTVILARSFGIPTLTGVVSLGQEPGLGTEAILDGECGLLVTEITGAVRRYYELERRRLTGRQRWLRRFARPELRSTDGTTIRVGANITAAVEAEVARSAGADEIGLFRTEMLFLDRATPPTEDEQFAEYQRAVRAMEGRAVVIRTLDIGGDKPLTYLNLPVESNPFLGYRAVRLYPEFETLFRTQVRALIRASAFGQLKLLIPLVSLVEEVQWARRIIREEQEQLRSAGVRLDPMMSIGAMIEVPAAAFSLDALGRELDFFSIGSNDLLQYFAAADRTDQRLSRHFDPLHPAFLRLLHQIATTAQAAGKPVGVCGEMSGRLECVPLLMGLGLERSSVAISRLAPIKAEVTQWSVAAARELATRALACATAAEVRRILAEATTRRTTKLFGPDLVIVDSDSASKEEVIKEVTDRLYVTGRTAQPRLVEAALWQRESVYATGFGHGFAIPHCQTDFVQLDSLILVKLREPVEWKGVDGEPVGVVLLLVMRETGTAREHLKIFSQLARRLMDEKFREQLRHENDPETLCSILKCSLRE, encoded by the coding sequence ATGTCCCGCGAAGTCCAGTTCGAATGCGCGTTGCCCAACGGGATTCATGCCCGTCCCGCGAGCGCTTTGGAGGAAGTGACGCGCAATTTCTCGGCGGAAACCAGTCTCATCAATGAACGCACCGGTTACACCGCCAATGCCAAAAGCGTGCTGGCCATCGTCGGCGCGGATATCCGTCAGGGAGATCGCTGTCGCCTGGTGATCGGCGGGCGCGATGCCGATGAGGCCTGGGTGGCGCTCCGCCATTTTTTGCAGCACAAATTTCCGCATTGTGATGTCTCGCTGCCCGGGCCGGTGACGATGTCGGACGAAATAGGCGAACTGCCCCGGTTGTTGCGCCAGGCGGGCGGGCGAATCCACCCGGGAAAACCGGTGGTGAACGGCATCGGTCACGGCCGTTTGCGCCGCGGGCAGGGGTTGCACTTGTCAAAAAACATCCCGCTGCGAAACGGGGTCGACGTGGAGGCTGAGGTTCGGCGGTTAGATGCGGCGCTGGCGGCTTTGGGAGCGGAGTACGAAATCCAACTGCGGCGTCAGGAGGCTTCGCTCGGACGTGATCTGCTGAAAGCGCATCGGGCCATGGCGCGGGATCCGGAATTCTGGGCGTATTTACACGAGTCCATCCGGAAGGATTCCTGTTCCATTGCCGGCGCGGTGTTGGCGACTGAAGCGCATTTTTCCAAACAACTCATTCACACCGGTCAGGCATTGTTGCGCGAACGCGTGCTGGACCTGCACGACGTATGTTTTCAGTTGCTGCAACAAGTCTATGGTTCGGCGGCGGTCAGCGAGCAGTTGAATTTAACCGAGGCCACGATTCTGGTGGCGGAAGCGTTGACGCCGAATCAGTTGTTGAGTCTGGATCGCCGGCACCTGCGCGGATTGATTTTAGGGATGGCCGGCGAAACTTCGCACACGGTCATTCTAGCGCGATCCTTTGGCATTCCGACTTTGACCGGTGTGGTCAGTTTGGGGCAGGAACCGGGCCTCGGCACGGAAGCGATTCTGGATGGCGAATGTGGTTTGCTGGTGACTGAGATCACTGGTGCGGTGCGCCGCTATTATGAATTAGAGCGGCGACGATTGACCGGCCGACAAAGATGGCTGCGGCGTTTTGCGCGCCCGGAATTGCGTTCAACCGATGGCACCACGATCCGGGTTGGCGCCAACATCACCGCCGCCGTGGAAGCCGAGGTGGCTCGCTCGGCTGGAGCGGATGAGATTGGCCTGTTTCGCACGGAAATGCTCTTTCTTGATCGAGCCACGCCGCCGACGGAAGACGAACAGTTCGCTGAATATCAGCGCGCCGTGCGGGCGATGGAGGGGCGTGCCGTGGTCATTCGCACGTTGGACATTGGCGGTGACAAGCCGTTGACTTATCTGAATTTGCCGGTCGAGAGCAATCCGTTCCTGGGCTATCGCGCGGTGCGACTTTATCCCGAGTTTGAAACCCTGTTTCGCACCCAGGTTCGCGCGCTGATTCGCGCTTCGGCGTTCGGTCAGTTGAAATTATTGATTCCCCTGGTGAGCCTGGTGGAGGAGGTGCAATGGGCCCGGCGGATCATTCGCGAGGAACAGGAGCAGTTGCGTTCGGCGGGCGTGCGGTTGGACCCGATGATGTCCATCGGCGCCATGATCGAAGTCCCGGCGGCGGCCTTTTCACTCGATGCGTTGGGACGGGAACTGGATTTTTTCAGCATCGGCTCGAATGATTTGTTGCAATACTTCGCCGCGGCGGATCGCACGGATCAACGGTTGAGCCGGCACTTTGATCCGCTGCACCCCGCGTTTCTTCGCTTGCTGCACCAGATTGCGACCACCGCGCAAGCCGCTGGAAAACCGGTTGGCGTGTGCGGCGAAATGAGCGGCCGGCTCGAATGTGTGCCGCTGTTGATGGGGCTTGGTTTGGAGCGAAGCAGCGTCGCCATCTCGCGGTTGGCCCCGATCAAGGCCGAGGTGACGCAATGGTCGGTCGCCGCGGCCCGCGAGTTGGCCACCCGCGCGCTGGCGTGCGCCACCGCTGCTGAAGTGCGCCGGATTTTGGCGGAAGCCACGACGCGTCGCACGACCAAGTTATTTGGGCCGGATCTGGTGATTGTGGATTCGGACAGCGCCAGCAAGGAAGAGGTGATCAAGGAAGTGACTGACCGGTTGTATGTCACCGGTCGCACGGCGCAACCGCGGTTGGTGGAAGCCGCCTTGTGGCAGCGCGAATCCGTTTACGCCACGGGTTTTGGTCACGGGTTCGCGATTCCACACTGCCAGACGGATTTCGTGCAACTCGATTCGCTGATTCTGGTCAAGCTGCGCGAACCGGTCGAATGGAAAGGCGTGGATGGCGAACCGGTGGGCGTGGTGCTGTTGCTGGTGATGCGCGAAACGGGGACCGCCCGCGAACACTTGAAGATTTTTTCCCAGTTGGCGCGGCGTTTGATGGACGAAAAATTTCGTGAACAGTTGCGTCACGAGAATGATCCCGAAACGCTCTGCTCCATTCTGAAGTGCAGCCTGCGCGAGTGA
- a CDS encoding PTS fructose transporter subunit IIB yields MKIVAVTACPTGIAHTYMAAEQLERTARQLGHSIKVETQGAMGIENELQPEEINAADAVILATDIAIEKPERFEQVRKIEVSVQSALKNPEAIFQRAQNL; encoded by the coding sequence ATGAAAATTGTTGCAGTTACGGCATGTCCCACGGGCATTGCGCACACTTACATGGCGGCGGAACAACTCGAGCGGACCGCGCGCCAGTTGGGGCACAGCATCAAGGTGGAAACGCAAGGCGCCATGGGAATCGAGAACGAGTTGCAGCCCGAGGAAATCAACGCGGCGGACGCGGTCATTCTGGCCACCGACATTGCGATTGAGAAACCCGAACGCTTTGAGCAGGTTCGCAAAATTGAAGTGTCGGTGCAGTCGGCTTTGAAAAATCCCGAAGCCATTTTTCAGCGGGCGCAAAATCTCTGA
- a CDS encoding PTS fructose transporter subunit IIC — translation MKEALRKHKQYLLTGVSYVIPFIACGGILIAVAIAYVFQFQLLDAQGRPDFSQAPRLIQDLALIGEKSFQLFPAVLAGFIAYAMAGKPGLVPGFVGGFIAGLPQVVGEKSASAGFLGALVIGLAAGHVVNWIKKLPAPKLLRPVMPIIIIPILATVPIGLLMLGINLPIAKTMIGLGNFLEGLQGGSQVVLAMILGAMIAFDMGGPVNKAAFFFGAAMIQQGNFAVMGACAAAICTPPLGLGLATLISRRRWAGEQREAGLAALGMGLVGITEGAIPFAASDPFRVIPSIMIGSMVAATVAMLSGVGDHAPHGGPIVLPVVDNRLAYIVAILVGSIVTALCINTLKRITEKPVETPAGA, via the coding sequence GTGAAAGAAGCGCTTCGCAAACACAAGCAATACTTGCTGACCGGGGTATCCTACGTGATTCCCTTCATCGCCTGTGGTGGAATTCTCATCGCCGTGGCGATCGCTTACGTGTTTCAGTTTCAACTTCTGGACGCTCAGGGGCGTCCGGATTTTTCCCAGGCGCCGCGCTTGATCCAGGACCTTGCGTTGATTGGAGAAAAATCATTCCAATTGTTCCCGGCGGTACTCGCGGGGTTCATTGCCTACGCCATGGCGGGAAAGCCCGGATTGGTGCCGGGCTTTGTGGGCGGCTTCATCGCGGGATTGCCTCAAGTGGTTGGTGAAAAAAGTGCCAGCGCGGGATTCCTTGGCGCGCTGGTCATTGGTCTGGCCGCCGGTCATGTGGTTAATTGGATCAAAAAACTGCCCGCGCCCAAATTGCTGCGCCCGGTCATGCCCATCATCATCATTCCGATTCTCGCCACCGTCCCGATTGGATTATTGATGTTGGGAATCAACCTGCCCATCGCCAAAACCATGATCGGCTTGGGGAATTTTTTGGAAGGACTGCAAGGCGGATCGCAAGTGGTGTTGGCCATGATCCTGGGCGCAATGATCGCCTTTGACATGGGCGGACCGGTCAACAAAGCGGCCTTCTTTTTTGGCGCGGCCATGATTCAGCAGGGTAATTTCGCGGTGATGGGCGCGTGTGCCGCGGCCATCTGCACCCCGCCATTGGGGTTGGGATTGGCCACCTTGATCAGTCGGCGGCGGTGGGCGGGCGAACAACGCGAGGCGGGTCTGGCCGCGCTCGGGATGGGATTGGTGGGAATCACCGAAGGGGCGATTCCGTTTGCCGCGAGCGATCCGTTTCGCGTCATTCCGTCCATCATGATCGGTTCGATGGTGGCCGCCACGGTGGCGATGTTGAGTGGCGTTGGCGATCATGCGCCGCACGGCGGACCGATTGTGTTGCCCGTGGTGGACAACCGTTTGGCATATATCGTGGCCATTCTGGTCGGCTCGATAGTGACCGCGCTTTGTATCAATACCTTGAAACGGATAACGGAAAAGCCGGTGGAAACTCCGGCAGGAGCTTGA
- a CDS encoding helix-turn-helix transcriptional regulator: protein MSLVPPISSWPEALLRRQNIQRVYVCGHELEPPRLSHVVNFPRLEVPLSGCYENQIEAQHQVATVRLRPGTALFAPPNGWNLPTWRQPVQLLSILFGKKQIGISIVSSRNPRAPRLTAQKFSRPRPLTGPIPKILEALLELPMTERTAPAFTDLSRALLLCLGENYPVAQTHALSPTRALLEEICVYLQSHYQYEVTRESVAEHFNISPNYLSRIFQVQGHMTFSQYLMHVRADRAKHLLRTYNLKLGEVAARCGYRDLAYFCRVFKKLAKVTPAEYRGSQAKFAHETAAVSESSNV, encoded by the coding sequence ATGAGTTTGGTCCCTCCGATTTCCTCCTGGCCGGAAGCGCTGTTGCGCCGCCAAAACATCCAGCGCGTTTACGTTTGCGGCCACGAACTCGAACCACCGCGGCTGAGCCATGTGGTCAACTTTCCCCGCTTGGAAGTTCCGTTGAGTGGCTGTTACGAAAACCAAATTGAAGCGCAGCACCAGGTCGCCACCGTCCGCCTGCGCCCGGGAACAGCGCTCTTTGCGCCGCCGAACGGTTGGAATCTGCCCACCTGGCGACAGCCGGTGCAATTGCTCTCCATTTTATTTGGCAAAAAGCAGATTGGCATCAGCATCGTCAGCTCGCGCAACCCGCGCGCGCCCCGCCTGACCGCGCAAAAATTCTCCCGCCCGCGACCGTTGACCGGCCCCATTCCCAAAATTCTGGAAGCCCTGTTGGAACTGCCGATGACGGAACGCACCGCGCCGGCGTTTACCGACCTGTCCCGCGCCTTGTTGCTATGCCTGGGCGAGAACTATCCGGTCGCCCAAACCCACGCCCTCAGTCCGACCCGGGCCTTGCTGGAGGAAATTTGCGTTTATTTACAAAGCCATTATCAATACGAAGTCACCCGGGAATCGGTCGCCGAACATTTCAACATTTCGCCCAACTACCTATCCCGCATCTTTCAAGTGCAGGGTCACATGACCTTCAGCCAGTACTTGATGCACGTCCGCGCGGATCGGGCGAAACACCTTCTACGCACCTACAATCTGAAACTCGGCGAAGTCGCCGCGCGATGCGGCTACCGCGATCTGGCCTATTTCTGTCGCGTCTTCAAAAAGTTGGCGAAGGTAACTCCGGCAGAATATCGCGGAAGCCAAGCGAAGTTTGCTCATGAAACTGCCGCTGTCTCCGAGTCGTCCAACGTTTGA